The window TGAAGTTCCACCCGTACACATACACGGGCATCAACACCAACTGGACCATGAACGTCTACTTTTCGTTGAACGGATTTACCATGGTATGTAAAATGAGGGTCGCCACTAATTAATAACTCTAATAAGAAGAATACAATGCAATACCTCCTATTTGCACGGACATATATAGAGTATATGTTTAATTCTGCTGCATGTACCTCGTGTAGGACGATGGTTTAGTCCTGTGCCATGTATTCGAGACAGACTCTGCTCCCGAGTACGACGACAGCCCCAAATGCCTCGGATGCCATCCAGGAGCATGCAGTGGTAACTGAATAACATTACTCTATCTTTCTCTTGTACATATACGGGGTAGCACCATAGTTCAGAACTAGCACCTTCTAAAATGAAATCTGTGGATGTTTCCTGTCTTCTccatcattttgtgcagttgttAATCTGCATTTCTAAAAATCCTGTGTGTGATGCAGGATACCACAATGGTCAAGCATTCGGAGCTCCAAGCAACGCTTCATTCAATTCAACATATCTAGGATCCAGGCCAATGCACCATCATGACACAGAACGCCGTCCGGACCCAAGATTATCCTCTTTCATGGCACATCTTGAGAACCTCTTGCTTGGTGACCCTGATCCTGACAACTCCGCAGGTAAACTCGAGCTAGTCTCCTGCGTAGAGATTAATTGAGGAACCTAGCTAGAAAAACAGTACTACATTTTTTGCTTTGGATAACAAGGTAGGCCACCTGCTTACATATTCCAAAACCAAACCCAAGGTCTGAGAATTGTTCCGCGAACAAGCCTGTGGCACAACAATATTATTACTGCATCTTATTAGGCTGACTCCTATATATGGTTTGTAATTGCTAGCTACTCGTATAGTCGAATCTGGTGGAAGTAATAACACATTTTTCTTTCCTTTCTCATTGGGATCGCTAGATGCTGGAAACTCTAGTGCAAGAACAGGCGTCCCTCCAACAGCTGATCatggacagtcgaaaaagcgcaAGAAGATCTCAGATGTTTGGGATTACTTCACCAAGATATTTGCATGCGACATCAACGGGAAAGTTTTGACATTTGCGGCTTGCAACCACTGCTGCAAGGTACTGACAGCCAGCTCCAAGGGTGGGACAACACACCTTGCAAGGCACGCGTGCCCGTGCAAGTTCAAACCAGTAGCAGCTGGCAGAAATGTCAAGGATTAAACATACCTTATGAAACTATCGGGAGAGCTCCTTATTCCTTGCAATCATCATTAACGATGAAACACGAACAAAATCGTTATACCTAGCTAAAagacattaaagaaaagcgcttgttgggaggcaacccaatatttatccttttttatttttttttgtctTTACATGGTTAGTACTACTATTCTAAGCAAAGTGCCGAGTACAACTTTTAATCGGGCTTAGTTTGCAAATTTACGAGTTCTTGTGTTGAAACACAAAGTTTACTGTTATGTCATGAATTTCGATGGTTAGTTGGAATGTGataaaaatctgaaattttgacATAGTAAGCATTTATAAGTTCTCCGTTACGGGTAAATTTTAGAATTTTTTAAGTTACAAAATTATTTATTTAAATTCTACTTCTACAAGTTGTCCTGTTTTGATAGATTGTTGTTATAGTTGCACCGTTTACCTATGTATACAAAGAAAATGTTATTCAGTTACCACCGCATGCTCCTCGATGGCATCTGAGGCATTTCAAGTTGTCGTCGTAGTCGGGTGAGTCTGTCTCGAATACATGGCACATGACTAAATCATCTTACATCGATTAAGCATTGGAAATGCATCCCAATAGAAAGATTATGGGCAAAAACAAATAACATGCTATGTTCTGAGAGTTACATGGTAGAATGCGACCCAATTTTACGTACCCGGAGAAATGAATCTCCCTCTTTGCATGAATAGTAGATGTTCATGATCCAGTTGGTCTTGGCGCCCGTGTTCTGGTGGAACTTCGTAGTCTTCTTGAACCCCACGATCATGTTGTGTTCCGCCCTGATCACTGTGTCGTATGCTGTTTTGGCCAAAACCCATTTGTTGTTACTTGTCTCTCATCCCACCCTTGTTGTTACGCGCAGTCATCCCTGCAAGTTCCTTCGATTCATTAGACAAGTGCGTACCAGGGAGTTCCCACGGGTCCTCCTTATTTAAACCCATCCCCTTTAAGTTATTTTATTTACAAGTTTTACAGTAGTTGGCATTTTTTGGAGCCGTTCGTTTGTCTCGATCTAACGGCGCATACATACGTAGTACTCGAAAGTACGCGGATGAAAGTACTCGAAAGTACTATTAGTCTAGGGGCATTTTAGTCCTAGGAAATATATGACAAGGTGgggccctctcgtccaatgcaaaaccgccgcccctctcctccaatgcaaaaccgccgcccctctcgtccaatgcaaagccgccgccgtgctccttcccctcttccATCACCATTGCAACCGCGGCCATCTCCTAGCCTTCTCCTCCTTCTCGCGGCCGCAACTTTGCTCTTCTCATCTTCTACATCCACCCCCCTCTTCCATCCACGCAAGATCCTCGATGGAGCAGCAGATCGAGCACATCGGCGGCGGCGAGAACGCCGACTTCGtggagatcgccggcggcgagaacaccgacttcatggagatcgccggcggcgaccaggtcaAGATGGCCAGGTTGACGGAGATCCGTTCTTGGTTTCACAACATATTGGAGATGAACTGGACGGCAATGGCCACTTTGAAGCaaatgacgaggagggagagggcaaAGCTTTCCCCCCCCCCACCCGCACAACTGATGCACAAGGTCGAGatcctcctctgggcgatggagcaggccgATTCGTCCAGCCCGTGGACCAGACGTAGGTGGTGGGCGTTCAGATCCAGGGTAGAGCATCCACTGGATCAGGAACCCACGGTGCACGAGGTGCCGTTGCAGATTGTGGAGCCTCCAACCGAGTCGGAGATGACTCCGAAGCGCAAGAGGAGGAGGACAGTGGTCGCGacatcgcttccccgccgttctccacgcttCCCTCGCCGCTCTCCTCGTCTGAACGGCGGCCGTAGCTATGTTTATGGTAAGATTGCTGAATTTCATTCATCATTACTTGCCACTTGCTTAATTTGATTCTCTGCAATATGTTCTTGCTACCTGTGTACTTGAATCCGTAGCCTCTGGATGGCAGCTTAGTTTGATCGACGAGGCTGTAATGAGTCTAGGCATATAGCATTGTAATGTTTACTTGCTACGTTTTGATGTGCTGGAGTTGTATCCATGATAGGAAATTTTGTCTGTCACCTCAAGAGTTGTATTCAAATTACGTGATGCAATCTGTGTAAATTGAACTTGCAATATTTTGGCTGCAAGCAGTGCCTCCAGAAAAGTTCAGTACACAGTTTAGAGTGATAGACTCTGGGttgacactgaaatatttcaatactgcaagtttagtagatagTTGTAGGCAttgaaatatttcagtactgacAGGTTCACACTGAAATATTTGAGTAGTGCAATTGCAGTACACACGGGTACACACTGAAAAATTTCAATAGTGCAATGCAATTTCAGTACACACGGGTAGACACTGaatatttcagtactgcagtttcagtacacgcacgcaaccccagaaaTATTTCGGTGTAGCAGTTTCAGTACACGCGCGTAGCCACTGAAATATTTTGGTGGTGCTGTTTCAGTACAAGCACGTAGCCTCTGAAATATTTCGGTGGTGCACTTTCAGTACATGCACGTacccactgaaatatttcagtggttcACTTTCAGTACACGCATGTACGAaatgaaatatttcagtggtgcTGTTTCAGTACACGCATGTAgcaactgaaatatttcagtggtgctgtttcagtacacacgtagccactgaaatatttcagtaatGCACTTTCAGTACAGAGATgtagacactgaaatatttcagtagtGCCATGTCGGTGATCTTGCATCCAAATATTTAGGGCTTCCTAATGATTCAGCAAAAAAAATAGACATAAGCAGTGAAATAATTTTTGTAGGGATGTTGGCTTACTCATGTTTTAGAGTGGTTGGGCTTTTTTAGAACCGTTCGTTGATGTCGATCTAACGGCAGACAAATACGAAGTACTGGGTAGTACTCCGATGCCATATCAATGTTGCTgatatgaatatgcatgttttcacCAAGTGTTGTGTCTGAATTAGAACTGAGCATTTTTTCTTAATGGTATCCATGGATCTAGAACTCCTATGAATTTGCTCATGTTGGATGTTTTGTTCTCCATCATTTGTACTAGCATTCCATGCGATTAGCTGCCATGACAAGACCCCTGGCAAATTTATTTTCTTGCCTCCAACATCCCAGGTGTGTTTTGCAGGAAAAAACCTGGAGTTCACCAGGCTGGCTGCAGTTGTGAGGCTGGGAGGCTGAAGGTGCTGCTACTGGCTGATCCTTCTTCTTTCAGCTTTTGTTCGTCCTTTCTCATGCCGTTGGACCAGGGCTACTTCCCTATGTGCTGTTAATGTATTAAGTAGTTCCTTCGAATTTGTAGTATTCAAATTACGCATTGATGGAATGTGTGAGGATGAACAATTATCAGTAACTTTACGAAACCCCTTGTAATATAATTCATGACAGCCAATTTGGAACATTGCCAGATTCAATATTTGGTATAATTGGGACATGCGCACAGCATGTTGCACTTGCGCACATCATAGACAAGTGTTGCAGCATGTCTGAAGCAACACTGAAGCGCCATTTGTGATCATTGCACCATCGGAACAACAAGTAAACATGAAGGAAGCATTCACCACCAATAAAGTTAAGGCCAGACATATATAGATAGCATTAGGTACCAGGCAGTTCACAACAGATCCAGTTAAGACACACAATACATTACATTACATTAATAGAGGTAGTTTTTAACCAGTTCAGACCCAGATGCAGCTTTCCAAAAGTAAAACATCATCAAATATACTGATGATGAGTACGGCTTCCGGCTTCTGATGATCAGCATGATGTAGGACTAGAGGTTAGGGTTTCTCAGGACCTTCAGGAGGGCAGAATGCTCAGCCCTGATCTTGTACTCATCACTGGAGATCGATGTAGCCCGGCAATGTTCCATCAGATGCTCCAATAACCCAGACCTGGGCTTGGGCTTGCTGCAGAAGGGGCAGCGGTACTTTTCCGTCCTCCAGTTGTGGTACATACCAGGTCCTTGGGTCCTGATCTTCAACACCACCTTCTCTTCAAACGactcgacgttcccctcgtccACATCATCTCCAGATTCATACTGCACACATTAATGACTGACATTAATACATTATGCATTCAAATACTATAAACACACTAACTCAATGCACAAATAACATTTCAACTAGGCCTTACCTCATACGGCTCATCTTCATCAGAGTCATATGGGTAGAACCCAGTCTTGTCCCACTTCCTCTTGTTGCCCACAACCgcaagatcctcctcctcctgctataTTGTCAAACAAGCACATCAATTACAATGAATTGAATTGCAGTTCAAAGAATGTCATTACACACAAAATTGTGAATGTGAACCACATTGGTATGTTGCAAGTGACCAAAtgctttccttataaatacagaATCTAAGCAATCAATCAACAGACAAATGCTTTCCTTCATAAATGCTAATGAAAATCCAAGCTGGATTCTTGACATTCCCTGGATTAACCCAACACTTTTCTTTTGAGggaattccccccccccccacactaCTTAATGGAAACATATAGTATATTTTGTTGCTAGGATCCTGCCTTGGAATGTTTACTTCACTCTTTACATATAGTATATACTAATTACAGAAGCCAACTACAAATTTCAATATGCGCAGATTACTGTTTTTGGGATAATGCAGCAAAGCTCCTACACATATTAACATAAtgcagtagttaattaggtacaACTTCAACTATAAATGCATACATCTCCAACAAACATCTAAAATTTCATTACTTACCAAAACAACAACAAATTATACTATAGATGAATCTTGTATCATCTAAATCAATTCATTGGCACATCAAAATTAATGCATTCCAAATCAAATATGTTTCCATCCAGTATCATTGAACCACAGATCAAATCAAATAATCATAAATGTCAGCAGCATTGAACTACAGATCTAATAATCATATGACATCTATCTGACCTTAAATTCCCCCTTAAATAAGGTATTCAACCTCATACTAATTAAAATCTAACAAGCAAAAATTCAACTACTAATCTAATAAGCATCTGAAAAAACTccaagatgcttttatctctgaAGCAACGGCATTGCAGAGGATGTTCAATGCTGTCAATATGTCTGAAGCAACAACAAAATTCCACAACTAACCCAAACTAAATAAGCATAGACTGCCCCTTCCCCTCGACCACGCTTCCCCTCTCCTTCAGAAGCCCCAATCCAGCACAAAAAAATCCAGCCCTTGAGAAGCTCTTTTGGATTAACATGACAACACCCAGTACATGAGCACATCCTTCACTATATTTACAACCAAACTAATGCACCATCTAATCACCTCAGGTAGACAATTTCCAAATCACAAGGCCATGCACAAATCTAACCAAACAAAGTTCTGGCCACAAACACTACAATCTAAAAACTACCAACTAAAAGTGATAAGCAGATACCTTCtgctccgcctcctcctcgccggagccggccTCCACCTTCTCCACCTTCTCCACCTCGTGCGCCTCGCCACAGCCCGCCCCCACCTTCTGCGCCTCGCCAGAGCCCGCCTCCACCTTCTGCGCCTCGCCGGAGATCGCCAGAGCGGGCGCATCTGGCTGCACCACGCTGCTGCGGCCCGGCCCCGCCTTCTCCAGATCTCCAGCGGAGGGAGCACCGCGCTGGACGCCGGCACGCCCCCTCACAAAGGTGCCCGCAGCgacctgccgcgcctgctccaccAGATCTGCGCCCCAATCGGGGCGCTCGCCTCCTGCGtccgccatggcgatggagaggatgcggtgagggagacgaggaggttggagaggagagggttttggggagtggggagtggagagagggagacgatgcggcggggggaaatggtgggTGATGCGGCCGGAGGTGGTTGCCGTCCACATTTATATGATGGGACAGTTTTGGCAACTACTCGTGACACGTGCTGCCCCACGCGCGGGCGGCTTCACGCGTGCACGAAAGGCTGCCGTATACAAACAAATACGTATACGGCCGGGCATACGATCCTATATGACGACCAACACGCCCGAAACCAAGGAAGCGTGCACCCGCCGTCCCTCGTGCGCCCTTAAGGCCAGCCCATGTGAGGGGCGGGAAGCCCCTTccgtttttcctttttattttttctgttttctatttttccttTTGAAAGTAATTCAGGATTTCTACAAAGTTGCAAATTGCGAAAAAAATGTTCGCATTCCAAAGTTCTTCATGGCTTGAAAAAATGTTCAGGACATGATAAATCTCacagattcaaaaaatgttcgtgatttCAGAAAGTGTTCAtatgttaaaaaaatgttcatgaatttttagtaaatgttcaaaatattttgaaaaatgtatgaatttttcaaaaatgttcatgaattcgaGTAGCTAGTAGAGCATTAGTTACCAGTTAATAATAGTTGCAATCCATCAGAAGCAATAGTACCTAGATATGAGTAGATATAGGTACGGTAATACACGACAAGTACTCGCAAACAAGAGCTAACATAACAAGTTCATTTCACATTGATACATGGCCCACCCCAGTTCTAAATGAGGTGGATggtgatcatcatcctcaagtcaTGGCGACGGGTGTTCGCAACAGTGAGTAGGATGGCCTGTCCTACCCGAAGATTCTTGGCACGAAGGAACTTCTTCCACCCTGCCCTGCTCAAGACAGTGCGACCGTCCGTGTCCACTGCATAGGCACAGCTGGTGATGGAGCCCGTTctggtaaggcgtagtccagcagcCATGCCTTGTTCGTCTGGGTCGATGCCACAGCTATCAAGTAACCTCTTAGGTAATTTCTGAAAACAGTTGACATGATATATCATCGCATATTACTACACTACATGCATGTCATAAAATTCTTCACTAAATGAATTCTAAACTAGGCCTCTCATCACAGTACTACAACATGCATATCATATGAACTACTACACTAACTAAGCATGCATATCATGTAATTACCACACTAAGTAACATACCATGATATGCCGTTTAACATTCGTCCTTGtgaggcgggtcacgaatggcttCCCTAGGTAGTCTTCACGTAGCGGAAGCATGTCCCAGAGGTTGCCGATTTCCTCGTCGCCCAGTCTGAGTCCTTGGGCATACAGGTATTCAAcaagtgggttctcatcatcatCTGAATCGTCATCATCTGAGTCAGCACCATCTTCCTCCTCATGAACTTCATCCTCACTATCCGGAATCAAATTTAGATAGATAACAGAAATCCTGGGCCTATCTcttctgaaggagaagctgatcaattCACCCCCACTAAGACGCATGCGGGCGATGAAACGATCCCAATCATCTCCTCCTATCTGGGTTATCTTTCGCCCCTTCTCGACCTGCATAGTGTATGGGCCCCCAAGAGCGTCGAAGGTCACGGTGTCTCCGATGAGCTCATTGAATGCCAATCTCACATTGCATGGTACGATCTGTGTAAGATAAAAACAAATAACAGACACAATACATTAGTGGAAATAGCAAAAAAAAAAGAATGTACTGTCAGAAGGTTCATATAAATTGTTACCGCTGCAACAACAAAAGaaggctggaagtagatgccgaacagcgtGGCAGTAGAAAGGCTGGTCCGGCACCGTGAGTTGCAGCGTCCACATGGTGCTTCCTCCATTCTACACAGAACATGTTGAACTCTAAGTTGAATTGTACATAGTACAATACAAAGATCATACATATAATAAATCACAGTGATAACCTATACTGGCAATGGCCAATCAATCTATTTACTATCATCTACGTAATAAAGCAATGCCAATGACAATGGCAATGCCCGTCTCATCTAAACCTGGGAATAGTTTGGCATCCAAACCAGTCCAATCCACGGCACACATCAAAACCAAACCAATCCAGATATTTTCATTTAGAATCTAGACCAAACCGAACTATACATGCTCGTCATCCAACCCAGTCCAAACCGTTTTCAACTTTTGGATTGAATCCAAAGGTTCAAACCATAGAAACCAAATCAAGATCCAATCCAAAAACTAAGTTTCAGTCCAAACCAATCGGCTCAGATCCGCCTCCGTAGGGAGACGCGGTTGGGGAAGGGAAGAAGAGGGGAGATCTCACGTACTTGCCGGAGTTGGCGGCGGCCGCGCACCGGCAGTGAAGAGAGGGGTCGtcgggagatggcggcggcggcggcgctggtcgAGAAGGGGAGAAAGAAAGATGTGGAGTGGTCGAGACGGGGAGAAAGAAAAATGTGGTACATGTGGTGGCGCAGTTGTGTGGATGACAAGGGGACCCACTTGTGAGACCGATAGCAATTGATGGCAAACCGCAAGAGGTGCATGACCGCAGGAGGTGCACGACCGCGTGCACTTGTGAGACCGATAGTACTCTGTTTTTTGCTCTCTTTTTTTCATGTCAGAAGTGTTTTAAGCATTTTATCGTTGCAGGCCCGTGGGTGGTTACAGAATGGAACACGAACAGCACGAGCCCCACGACCCCCACGACCACGATAACGACGAGCGCCTCCCTCACGCGACGAACCGCCTCCCCCAGAACTCAAAAAGGCACCTTCTCCTCCATTCCTCCCTCATTATGCGAACCACGTCCATCTACTCCACAAACTGCAACCACCGTCTCTGTCTCAAAACCGCCGTCGCTGGAGAAGGGCAATGGCGGAGGAGCCGTCTACCAAGCGTCACTGTGGCGAGACGTCCGACCAGAGCATCAAGGAAGAGCAGAGCATCAAGGAAGACGATGTTCAGGTCCCCGGTGAGAAGCGTGACTACACCACCAAACTTGACAAGGTGGAACTCCACGGCAAAGAGACGCTGGAGGTCGTCTGCACCAGCAATCCAGACACTGCCGACGAAATGCTCACCAGGCTCTTCATGAAAGCCGTCGGCAGGTATCCTAGATTCGTCGGCGTTGATGTGGAGTATACCAGGGATGACGAACCTCCGCAGTACGCAGCATTTCTGCAGTTATGCGTGGATGAACTCTGCCTGGTCTACCACATCGCTGCGGCCACAAAATGGTGAGCCATCCTACTCATATACCCTAGTTTCTCAACTACATCTACTAGTGTAGATTGTGAAGTGGACGCACTAGTGTGGTTTCTCAAGTACATGCACTGGCATAGATTTTTACCCTGATGCACTGGATTAGTATCTTAAAATCTTGCACTAGATTAATCACCAAACTTGATATACTAGTGTAGTTTCTGATCTTGATGCATTAGTGTTGTGTCTACCGCTGTGGATGCATTAGTGTTATTTTCTGAAGTTGATGCACTGGACTAGATGTATTAGTGTTGTGTCTACTAGTGTAGTTTCTGATATACTAGTGTAGTTTCTGATATTGATGCATTAGTGTTGTGTCTACCGGTGTGGATGCACTGGACTAGATGTATTAAAAGTTGTTTCTGAAGTTGATGTAGTGAAGTAGTTTGCTGTAGTGTTATTTTCAACTGTATGATCCAAAAAGAGAAATAACATCATGTACTTCATGCATTCATCTTCAAAATTACTACTAATCTTCAATATGTCTCTCCCCTTGAAGGCCCAAGCGCCTCAAGAGCTTCCTCCAGGAGAAGAAGTTGTTCACCTTTGCCGGTTTCAGCATTCATAATGACAAACAGATGCTGAAGATGTCTGGTTTGGAGATCAATCCCGAAAAGTACATCGACATTCAGAAAAACTATAGAGTTCCATATGCCGGCAGAAAGAAGCAGTACGACTCCTTGGCTGATGTTGCAGCCAGCGTCATCCACCCATTTTACcaaaacatgaagaagaagatcaaCAGGACCGAAGACCATAAACTATGGGGGATCAGCCCGCTGCCAGACTACCTCATCGAGTACGCAGCGAAGGATGCGTACGCCACCTACAAGGCTTGGAAGATAATAGACAACATCAAATCAGGTGTGGAAATTTCAGAAGCACAGGAGGCTGACCCCTACTACCACTGCCACTACGCGGCATGAAGAGAGATCAAAGTCTGCCTTCAAGTTGCTAGCGCAGTGTCCTTTTATGATATCTATATTTCTTAGTTGTTCGATGTGTCTGAACTTATGTCCTATGGTGTGTCTGAACTTATGCTGTGCGGTGGTTGATCTGCCGTTTATCTTAAGAGTTTGCTGCTACTCTGGTTTAGTGTTCCAAGTTGTTAATACTATTTTGGTGATGCATGATAAGCCTTGTACAATGCTTGATGCGTACGgtggtgcttagaaaaataaacagGGTTTTTCTGAAGCACTGGTGCCTATTTCTATAGGAGAGACGCCTAGTTATGCGTCtaccctgtacaaataagcacctATGCTTAAGGAAAGCCTGGTTTATGACTATGGTAGTTATAGCTTGGCATGATTATGTTTAGTGTATAACTCAGCATGATTATAGCTTCACAAAATTAAACCATGCAAATGATTGCCGATTCCACCTATTGCCAAATCAAGCTTTGTACTGATGATGCATTAGATATTGCTATAAGTAGAGGATGCTCATGATTGCCAAAAGTACCTATTTTCACTTTCTGATAAGAACTAAACGTGTATGAAATGATGCTAAAAGTAGAGCATGAGCATGAACATTTATCAATTGATGATCAATTGATGCAACCTATTTGTGTTTGAATGGGCTCAATAAAGCTGGTGCTGGTTTATGCTCTCTGCGTGACCGTGATGGAAACGAAGACACTTGGTTGGCTATGGTCTTGCTGTCAAATTTAAGTTTCAGTTCTTTAAGACTCTTTGTTTTTGCTGCTTCCTCGGGATTGACTAGCTTTCTCGGGTGTCCACGTGCTCTCTTCCTTTTTGGGGAGTTGGGTGCACCACTTTTGGGGGAGTTGGGTGCACCGGTATCCTTCTGGGAGTTGGATGTGCCGGGTTCGTTGGAACCATCAGGATTGTTTACTAATTGCACGTCGTCTTCTGAACCATCAGGTAGAACTGCTTGCTGGGCATCGTACACCTCCTTCTGTATAAGAGAGTGCTGCGTTAGTTCTAATCATGAGACTTATGAAATAAATGATATATTCTTGATGTAGCACTAACCGTTATGGGGAACTTATATGATTCGAGACGAAGCGCGTTGCAATTTGAATGCAGTAAGGCTGTACATATTTTCCACCTGAAAATATCTATCCTTGCCTATATTTGATAACCGACACTTATGTCAGCATAGCTTTCAAGCTAAACAAAGTACAAATGTTAATTAGGCATTCAATTACCTGGTTGAAAATATCGGTCATTTCATCCCCGTTCCATGACAACATGTACTGCAGTGTCCAAACCGCATAGGAAGTCCTGCGATGTTTAGTTAAAGATCAGTAATCTTATTCGTGTAGGCAAATAATAATTTATGAGGCCATGCCTACCCATCGGTCTGTTGTGGTATGTTCTCATAGCGTTTTTTGGTCCATTCGGCAAAATTGATGTTCTTAGCTGGTGATATCAACCCATTCTTGACAGGTTCGTCGATGCAGAACTGAATCGAGTCCACCTAGGGTACGACGAGTTATACATAGGGTTACGCTACTTTGGGAGCTCATGTGCCATGCGGATCAAAAGAGGCAGCAAGAGAACACTTACAAGAGAATCTTCCTTGGTCTTGTCGCAATGATAATTCATGGAGTTCAGAGTCTGAATTTCTTTTTTGTCAAAATTAAACATCATTAGCATCCAATGGTTTTGGTGTACATTCAGTGGGACATGCACCTGCAGTAAAATTTGGGTTGGGTTGAGAACTGAAATTTGTCGTGTACAGTGTGTACATAAACTATGAAAGTGAGGAAAACATGTACCTTTCGGCGCCCTACAAATTTTTCTGCTACACGAGCTAACCATGAGGCTGCACGTCCAACAGGAACCACCCCCTTCATTTGTAACAGCCTTTTGGTTTCTTCAGGGGATATGATTGAGGTAGTATCATTCTCAATTTGACTAATGCGAGCATATGCCATAATAACCTGCCAAATTTTCAATCATACAATAATAAGAAAGTTGTTGCAGTAATGATGTAGACTAGAGTATAATGGGCTTACATCATCATAAATGTATTTCTCGTCCAAATTTTGCTTCAGTTTTTCTGCTGTGAGGGTAATGTCTCCGATTCTAGCTATTTCAACAGGGTCGTATGTTCCGCGGATGTAAACGGCTGTCTCTATGTCCTCATCCGTGAACTTGTAATCATTAC is drawn from Aegilops tauschii subsp. strangulata cultivar AL8/78 chromosome 1, Aet v6.0, whole genome shotgun sequence and contains these coding sequences:
- the LOC141024260 gene encoding uncharacterized protein codes for the protein MAEEPSTKRHCGETSDQSIKEEQSIKEDDVQVPGEKRDYTTKLDKVELHGKETLEVVCTSNPDTADEMLTRLFMKAVGRYPRFVGVDVEYTRDDEPPQYAAFLQLCVDELCLVYHIAAATKWPKRLKSFLQEKKLFTFAGFSIHNDKQMLKMSGLEINPEKYIDIQKNYRVPYAGRKKQYDSLADVAASVIHPFYQNMKKKINRTEDHKLWGISPLPDYLIEYAAKDAYATYKAWKIIDNIKSGVEISEAQEADPYYHCHYAA
- the LOC141024112 gene encoding uncharacterized protein, coding for MEEAPCGRCNSRCRTSLSTATLFGIYFQPSFVVAAIVPCNVRLAFNELIGDTVTFDALGGPYTMQVEKGRKITQIGGDDWDRFIARMRLSGGELISFSFRRDRPRISVIYLNLIPDSEDEVHEEEDGADSDDDDSDDDENPLVEYLYAQGLRLGDEEIGNLWDMLPLREDYLGKPFVTRLTRTNVKRHIMKLPKRLLDSCGIDPDEQGMAAGLRLTRTGSITSCAYAVDTDGRTVLSRAGWKKFLRAKNLRVGQAILLTVANTRRHDLRMMITIHLI